A window from Dioscorea cayenensis subsp. rotundata cultivar TDr96_F1 chromosome 10, TDr96_F1_v2_PseudoChromosome.rev07_lg8_w22 25.fasta, whole genome shotgun sequence encodes these proteins:
- the LOC120270799 gene encoding 17.1 kDa class II heat shock protein-like, whose translation MPRVKPGKIKVHVEDENVLVISGERKRDEEEEDRKYLQMERRAGKFMRNRVPSNQKNSSVNLRAAVGEEEEEQKTEMEAIGEVDNGGGEGERNSMGILET comes from the exons atgcctaGGGTTAAGCCAGGGAAGATCAAGGTCCATGTTGAGGATGAGAATGTGCTTGTGATTAGtggtgagagaaagagagatgaagaagaggaggatAGGAAGTACCTGCAGATGGAGAGAAGGGCTGGCAAGTTCATGAGAAA CCGGGTTCCTTCGAATCAAAAGAACTCATCAGTGAACTTGAGAGCAGCAGTaggggaagaagaggaggagcaGAAGACCGAGATGGAGGCTATTGGAGAGGTGGATAATGGAGGCGGAGAAGGAGAGAGAAACTCAATGGGAATTTTGGAGACCTAA